ctctggccCGATGCCAATATATCTTCTGATCCTTCAGACTCAGGAACATCTACCTCATTAAAAAGTTGTGCAATTTGAAACAAGCTTTTGCCTATGCTGGTCCCAATTCTCAGCATTACTGTAGCACCGGGTAATACTTTGATACCATAGGCAAGAAGAATGAGAAAAACATGAGAGGGGGAGGAACAGCTGGACTTTCAGGAACTGTGCCATCTTAATAAGTCAGTTCCAGCTGAAAAAGTCTCTTCTTGGTGATGACTTATTAACTAGGAAATCTTGTTTCCTTTCCTGTCTTGCTCTTGGGCAAAGTTTATCAACTTACATAACAGCCTGAGAGTACACAGCAAAAATcttattaaaaaaccccacaaaacttAAACGATCAGTATTTTTGGTCTACACCACTTTAttatctgccgcacaaatcccagcgaccaattaggtcctacagagttggccttctccgggtcccgtcgactaagcaatgtcatttggcgggacccaggagaagagccttctctgtggcggccccgaccctctggaaccagctccccccagatatcagagttgcccccaccctccttgcctttcgcaagctccttaaaacccacctctgtcgtcaggcatgggggaattgaaattttcccttccccctaggcttatagaatttatacatggtatgcttgtatgtatgagtggttctttaaattggggttttttagattatttttaatattagatttgtttacattgtctttttatattgttgttagccgccctgagtcttcggagaggggcggcatacaaatctaataaataaataaataaaaatgaagaaataaaatgttAACACCACTACCTGATGGTAGTTCAGGTACAGGTAGTACTTGagttatggggatgctgcaacggtcatgagaaaaactgttgtaagttacttttttcagcgctgttgtaattttcaacggtcactaaatgagctgttgtaagtcgaggactctaCCTGTACATTGTTCAGTAAAATAAGTTAGGGCAGAATAAATCTGGTGCTCTTTGTATGTGCTAAGTGAAGAATAACAAAAAGGAGCACAAATATAGCCGTGGTGGTGTTTTACACTGGAGGCTTAGATTTAACTTTCAGGCTTTGAGTAATGTGTTTTATTGAAGAAATGCTAACTGGCTTTACATTCCATCACTTTGCAGCTGTGCAAGTCAGATTGAACATATAAAATGCCTCTTGCAGAAGTCTTAAAATAGGACTGAATGGAGAGAGAGGTTGTGCTGCTTCAGGCTTTAACTTAAGagcagaaaaaaaaggaagaatgatGTGAGTCTGCTTTCCCCCCACTCACATGCACATATTATTTTGCCAGCATTGTAAATTGGCAAATTATGAAAGGAAAAATAGCATTTGAGTTAGGGAAGAGGGAAGGACATTTTCACCTTAGTATCTTTCTCCAAATCTTACCTTGACGACTACAAAACAACACCACAACTAATAGAGCaaaatatatgtgtatatattacAAGGAGAATGCTGCATTTCAACAGCAGTACTCAAAGACCTATGAGGCCATTATATTATGGACTACAactcccttttttatttttcaggcATTCAAGACAACGCTCGACACAACAATTCCCACAGTGTCTCTGATAGGAATAGTGTTCGCTCGTAATATGGTTTCAACTGTAGGATGTATCTTCCTGCTGCAACTGATCTGCGTCTAAGAAGTAGCAAGTAATAGCAAGCTAAGGAATAGGAGTGAAGATGAGTGTGGATTCTTCAAATATAAAGCAGGCATCATAATTTGTCTGGCAAGGTACACTTACTTTTGTGAGTTGCACTTCTAGTTCTGAGGCAAGTACAATATTAATATGTGTTTAGCTACTTTGGAAGGAAGAATTGTCTTACAAATTATGAGAAGTGTTTTAGCATGAGAACAGAAGAAGCATCCTGATTCATTGTGAACAGGTTCTCTCGCTGTTGATCAACCAAAATGATGAAGGGTTGAGCTGAAGAAAGGAATCTAGCTGCTAAACTGAGAAGTTGACAAATAATTTGGTGTCTAATAAGGGTCGGATTCTCCAACTGGATTGATGGCTTCTCCCTGCAGCATCTTCCTAGAAATAATATttccatacattcatacatacatacacacacacacacacaacttttcTAACAACCacatttaggaaagaaaagaaaaagaaaacgggTAGGTCCTTATAGAAGGCTTTGGCACCTTGGTGCTTTTTCACAATTTATATGAGAGAAGTCAACTTTTTTTGAATTAATAAACAGGAATTGGAAGTTCTACACTATGTTTAAACATAAAAAATGAATACAATCTAATGAAAGCCATTTTTCTTTTCCAATCAAGCCCTAACTTTGCAATCATAACTGAAATTCTGCATTTTCCTATGCATAATGGTATGGGCAAGTGAATGGGTTACTACTTGATCAGTTTATTCACTACCTTCACATAAGACTGGAAATAACACTGAATATTCTGTGGATTGAATTCAGTTATTTAGGGAAAACACACAGCAATTTTGATGTTGGTTGAAGTCTCCTTGATTTCAGTCCAActtacaaaatatttttgttacatTAAATTCTTTATAGAGATACGTTATATGAACATATCAAAGGCTAGATTGCGTTCTTGCTCATATTTTGAGTATGTAGAAAAGACAGACTTTCAATACTACAAAAACTGGATTGAAGAAGAAAATTAATTTATAGGATATACTTATTCTCAAGGCTGATATTCCCACATATAACTTTATGAACTTGAGTACAGATTTCCTATAAACCTATATTTCAGACATAAAATTCAGCAGGACTCCACTATGGCAAGAATAGAAGCAGAGTTTTAGTATTTAAACCTTTTCATTGTTTACAAATATTTACAAAGCTTCAACATACGAACATACTGAAGATTTTATGTAAACATCATTGATATcattatgcttttttaaaaatctgaacaaAAACAGATAGCTTATAGCTTGCGTTGTTGCATAATTTATATCTTTGTAAACCTCACtccaaaattaatattaattttgaaaaCTACAATACAATTCTTGGTTTCAAAATAGTCACAATAATAATCACCTATACATACGTCAGTTCCAATTTACAcaaatttttgtttcttttgttagCAAATACAGTTTGTAGGACTTGTGCGGAGAAAGATACAGTATGAATTATGGCAAGTAACAAATCCCATGAACATGGCAGCATTTGCTCCAAACACCCCAATCGCAGGGCCACCTATTAGCCATATATGAGAGTCCCCGATTCTCATAAGAACATGTCCCATGTTACAAATCAAAAATCAAGTGATAACTGCATCCATCTATGTGCCAATGGATAGGCAAGACTGCTGGAATAGCATTTCACATCTTACCTGAATGTTGACACTTAGGAGCAATGCCCTTTTCTCTTTCAATCTAAAAATGCTCTACAACTTAGGGAAATTTGAACTGAAAGTACATTTGTTGTAAAGACATGGAAAAGATTGAGGTAGAGAAGGAATTATTAAGAACCATCCATGTCTGATATAAAGATGTAGATATATACACCTGACTTGAAGAAAATACAGTCTTGAGGTATGCCATGTATTTCTTTCAaggacaaataaattaaaatgatttGGTCAATTGGTCCTACACTTCTTGCTATTTGGTATTTCCATGCTGAAAATGGTAACCAAGCAACATAGTTTGTGTACGTTAGTTGAAATGGAAACCAGTACCTGAAACCAATGAGTCTGCTGCTCAAGGAAcatgaaaaaaacccccaccacccCATATCCTCCAAGTGCAGCTGCCTATGTTCCCTCTCTCTTAATCACCAGGAGAGAAGGCTGACACTTCGGAGCTGCAGCTGGTTACCTGAGGGAACCGGCTGTATCATCCTCCCACCAGCTGAGTCAAGGAAACCACCCTAGCTCCTGAGGCTACTCAAACAGCTGTTCTAAACACCAATGATGTAGTCACAGAAGGAGCTATAGTGGACACAAGCCCTTTCTACATCCCTTCCAAAGCCTGCTAAAAAGCAGAATTGCTGGAGTGGGGAGAATGACTAATTCTCTCTTCACAGCAGCAGTTTAATTGGAGAGAAATCAAGTTGTTTCTTTCAACTGCTATGGTTGCGTAGGGCCACTGTCACCCTCGGTGATGAATCAGGCTGCTGAATCAGAGAAGCTGGCCTGTGTTGCTCCTGGGGAAGATGGGAAATCAAATACAGCCGAGATCTGGCAACAAGCTATGCACAGCTGTTTGAGGCATTTCCTACAACTGGGGAGTCTTGCTTTGAGTAATCATTGAGATATCCGGCCTTTTTGACAAGCTCTGCAGGGAAGTTTTGGTGCTCAGAGGGTGGACCATGTTCCAAACTGCAAATCTCTCTGGCATACTTGTGTATGAATGACTGACAGGTATATGATGGCTGATTGTCTTAGGTAGGCTTCTATCCATAGTGGCTCTAAAGAAAAGAAATTCAACAAATTAGAAAGTAGGTTTATTGGACCAAACAAGAACAGATACCCTTATATTCTTCTAAGTATCTCCAGTGCTTTGATTATTAACTAGGCTGCTACTGAAGACTATTTGTAGGCTATTCTCTCTCCATTAAGTCATGGCAGAATATTGTCACACTGGATACTTTTTTGCCATGCTATAATAAATTGGTGGTTGGCGATAGCAGTGAGTCAAGCGGGCAATCACATTATAAATTAAAAATGTTATCGGGGAGAGGAACACAGGTAGATTGTTAGGCAAAAAATATTGTTATGGGAGGAAAAAATAATTATGGGAAAATATTTGTTGAATACGAGGCATCACGTTCAAATGTTTTTAAATTCTCTTGTGCTTAGGCATAGCTTGAATTGTATTTTAACTATAAGAAAGGATAGATAACTCCTTTCTAAAACCCCAGAAATTAAAATTTCAGCAGGCTCTACAGTGAGCATATTTGCCAGAACATCTACAGTGGGAGTATGTGAACAAGGATCAACTGAATCTATTCACAGACCAGCAATGGTTATTGGAAGGTTGCACGCCTAGCCTCCCAGGAGCTATATGGATAAGGGTAGGGAAAAAAAGATCAATTCTCTGCCCTGGCTGTGTCTCACAGCTGCAGAACAGGTAACTTCTGTCTTTTTCAATGGGGGAGACCAAGGCATAGCATGTAACAACAGCAACACATTCAGTAACAGAAAATCAACTTAGTTTgcaacttaataaataaatgtacgtgTGTTAATGATTAAGGTTTTGGACTAAGGGTGGGATGTCCCGGCTCCAAGTCAGATCTCACTTAAGGATTCTTATTTGGTGACTTAGGGCTGGTTGTTATCTTTTAGCCAAACTTTAtaaaggtagcccttgacttgtgATGTGATTAAGCAGGTCATGTAACCACCAAATTTCACATAAATGAATACAGCAGTCATAAAGCAAACCCATTGTCCACTATAGGGTGTGTGTAGGTTTTTTTGCTTGAAATTGAAAGTAAATAtcagtttctggcaaaaatattataaattgtaATCATATGATCGCAGGGCATTTCAAACAGCCATGAATTTAGGCCAGTTACAGAATTCCCAATATGTGGTCATGTTAAGAGGTAGGGAACAGCCTAGAAATGTAAATGTAGgtgtaattaatatttttaaagacccATCATaactctgaatggttgctaagctatctctcataagttgaggactatccgtAGGATGTAATGAATAACATTACCCCAAATTAAAACTATGTCAATAGATTTTTGGCCACTGTGATAGCAGTAGGCTAGTAGTTTAAAGCAAGCTCAGATATACCTAACCTGACCCAATATTGCAATATGAACCGGCCTTTATTCCATTAACTTTGAGAGTAAGAGCCAAACCTATTTGTTGGTCCAAATGCTGCTGGTCCTGACATGGGTCTCCTAATCTGTTTGCTGCCACAAACTGTTTGCCTCTGTGTGAAGACTGCTGCATTAGAGGGTGGGTCTGGTTTCCTGTGGAGATTCAGAACAGCAGTCCTTTCAGCCATATGCTGCACTTCGTCCCTGTCCACAACTAATGGAGGCTGCAACTTTAACACGGATTTTTTTGAATTAGGTATTTTCAGGTGTCTAGCTCTCACAAGTCCAGCTGTCACACCCATGGATGCAGGTGAAGGGCATTTTGGAGGAGAAGGTTGGAGAGGACGCTTTACAATGCTTGGTAATGTACTTGCGAGGCTATGCGATGCATCTGAAAtataacgggggggggggggggagcacaccATCAATTGTAGCAACAAAGTATTTCATCCAAAATATTGCTGGGTTCTGTAAGAGGAATTTATTTACCTGGATggaatctctctccctccctctccctctctctctttattgtATTTAGATGCCATTCACTCCAAaatagactcagagcagctaacagcaatcataaatacaacagcaatgAAAAGCAACAAAagcataacaataaaaacaacaatgcaataaaaaaacaatgtcataaaaaacatacatacttgcagtcaatcctaatttcaggcctgccagaaaagccaggtcttaacggctttctggaagactggtagaGTGGAGGttgattccatccatccatccatccatccatccatccatccatccatccatccatccatccatcttaagTTTCTTCAGATTCTCAATGTATCTCTCAGCTCTTTTCCTAAACAGTTTGTGCACAGTACTAAACCATTTAACAAGTGCAAACTATGAACTACAGTTCTATTGTTGAATTTACAACAGCAAAATGTTGGCTCAATTCAATGGCTTGCCTGTTAATCTTTTTGGTAACATCTAAACAAGGGTGTGTTCCTCCCGGTTTGGGccagatcacccaaactggtagcgacctgctggtggcatcactgaactggatcggttggtgccagtccatgggcaccaccatcttttttttttttgcaaaacaattTACAGTTTTTAAGGTTTTCCCTGTTttgctgcttgtaaaagggccctGCCGCCTGCCCCAGGTTTAAACtgtcctttattcctttgcccgaagctcagctgatcagctcctcagctgtgttttgggccaattcagctactgagcatgcccggaagccaaattgcacaaggGAATGTGCCCATGTGCTCTGCTCACATGCACAAAACATCCCAATGCAAAAcgatggtgaaggtaagtggaacccacccctgcatttaAATTAATTGCATCCAAATACAGTATGTTGATCAATACCTGTAGTGAAATAGGAGAATGCAGAAGTTGCTGCTATAAATCCCATATCAATTTTCTAACATGCTATAAATCCcatatcaattttttttctcactCCCTCGTAGTGAGATGAGTACCATCTCTTTTTCCTCAGCATATATATAAATGACACTCCAGTTTGCCCTATTAGTTCTATACCTGATGACACCTTAGAAAGATGGGAGCAACAAGAAGCTTCGGATGAGGTGATTTGTGTGATGTCCCCCTGAAAGGCTTCTTTGAAATCTTCATTACAACTGTCACTCAGGCTGcagcctttttcttcctcttctctttcttcatcACTATGTGTTATTTTCAGCAGCTGGGGAGATTTCACCCTTTGGAAGGCTTGCAAGTGCCTGCCAGAGATTCACTTTCCAATTAGATGCCATCCTGCCCAAATTTTATAacatactgtacattaaaattatatattaattatttaCTTGAACATACCATATCCAATTTATATTATGTATCATATGTCTTTAAACTGAAATAAttaccagaagcaaaaaaaccaaaagcAATGCTTTTGTAATGAACATTAGCCCATGCTATGCTCTAAAAAAAATACTCCTAAACCCAGATTTTAAGGTATTTACAGGCAAATAATCTAATTCAGTCTTTAGCAAATATCttgagagaaaaaaattgtcACAAAAAAACTTCAGGATTTTTTTCTGATAGTATTTTGTTTTAATTCTAATCTGACATCAATACAGTGCCCTTACCCACCCCCCTTATTCTTCTTAAGAAAACTAGCCTTAAAATCCTAAATATGGGAAATTTGTAACCACTGAGGTTGGCACAGTAATTCTTCATAGTGAGTATGATGGAGGGCTGTGGCATTAAATAAACCAGGATATGCAGATTCATTATCATCATGAATTTTCTATTCCAAATAATTAAACAGTTGACTGCATTCTACCACCAATACAGAGAGGACAATAGCTTAAAAGTGGAAAATCAGACACGATAGCAAAGTGGGTGTCTTTATTTTTGAATAAAcaatttttatttgatttctcCTCCTTTGTAAACTATAAATGCTGAATGAAAATAGGAGGAAATATGAAGAGTTCCTGAGCCTCGCCACAAGGGGGCTGACAAGCTTATGTCAATGAAAACAAGAGAAAAGCTCAACTTATTTTTTCCAAAGTAATAACTAGAATAGTTATTGAAGGAAAGATTTTTCATGGACTTTCATAGGCTTCGCCCTGAAAAACTGTGTATACATTTAATGAAACCAGGAAAAGCAGTATAAACAATTCCCTACCAAAACATTCCTAATGTTTGTCTTTCCATAGGCTTtagagtaggggtgtcaaactggatttcttccagGGCCGGATCAGCATTGTAGTCCTACATGGGCCAGCCGGGGGTTGTGGTGATGGGAGACAGCCTGGATGGTCCCCTGCAACACTTCAGCCAATGCCCTCTTTTGGCTGGCAAAGTGCTACAGAAGGCTGAAAAAATGGGGCATGGAGGGGCCGCCTCCCACCTCGTGCCCCATTTTGGCTACCAGAGGTACcgcgggccagtcctttgctatttccaggcccaCCCTGTAGGCCAGgtttaagcaccctgtgggccagatatggatcatgggccttgagtttgacacccctcttTTAGAGTGTCACAAATATAATCTGTTCATCATCAAGTGGTGATTGCATTCACTTGCTGATTTATCTTGGGAAACTCGAAAAAATTCTGCTTTAAAACGGACTAAATTTTGGCTCTTACTGGTAATGATGTTCTTGCAAGACTTTCAGCTCAGCAAAGATGTCTCTCTCATTTACACTGCCAATTTCTTCAAAATCATAATTATATTCTGCCAGATGACACGGTGGCTGGAACAGGTTTGTTACCGCAGACTACAATATTAgagaaattatataaaaatatatctgCAATGtctgaaaaaaaattttttttgccaaagattatttttaaaaactcaatttCTTTCATAGTCTCCCCATCATGGTGAATGTTTATTGCACCCACAGGGACCTGCTGCTGTGTCACAATTATCTGGAGGTAACAGGGGCAGCCTGGATACTATTGCAAAGCAAACATGTAAGAATCGGCAATGTTGCAACCCAGCTCCATTTGTTATTTGTCTCCTGGGGAAGGTTTAGGTGTGTTTTTCTCTACGCCAGATTTGTTCCTTCCCTTGAAATGTCCCTAACAGCTTTCCCACTTTACTTTCACAAGTATGAATCTCCATGGTGAGTGAGAAGGTTTGCCAGAAACCCATTcatgataagaaaaaaaaagactgatAATTTAATTAGCAACACATCCTAACAAGAAGCAGAAAACTTTATCTGGGCTTTTCAGCTCTAGAAGCAAGCTGGGAAACATAGGATTATTCTTCTTACATGACAACTCCCTTCTACCACCCCCCCCTTCAAAAATGTACTTATAAAGAAACTTACACCTAATTTCTGTCTTCGTGCATGAAGAGCTTTGATGGGGTTCCCACATATAACTCTGCTGACACCTGCCAAAACCAAAATTTAAAATGTGTCATAATTTATCATTTCACGTGCTTAAAAAAACTCTTTTCTTTACCCGAAACTTCATACACAAGTTTATCTGCAATTATGTTTTCTCCATATTTAGAAAGAGATAGTCAGGAAAAAAATACAACAACTTTCTATTTTGGTCAGTTGCTACTCTAACccataggaaaaaaaacacatttgtgaGCTGAGATGGGATTAGTAGGAATGGGCAAAGTGCTCTTCCCTCATTCATCTTAAGGTAAGCATGTTAGGTccattgactttgaaaaaaaagtGATAGAAATTTCATTATCTGGGCAGGAAAAGGTCTGAGaacagccaaccacaacacagataTTTACTTGATTGAACATAATCTCTAATGTTAACATAAAACGTTCATTTTAACGCTTGTGTTCATTTCTCAATTTGAgttacaggaaaaaaaaatcttcaaaaaaaGTAAGCCTATGGAAATGTTTGTGTACATATGTCTAccataaatggataaatggacgTACTGTATCATCCAAATATTTTTTAGGAGAGAGAAAATTCCATCCTGGTTCGCTTCCACATATTTTGTTAAGGAGAGGCTAGAGGATAGGAAATGCGCGAGAAAAGCAAAAGGTGTTCCATTACCATGGGTCAGGTCACTTGAATCGTCATCAGGCAATATCTCATCAAAGATGGTGGATTCCAGGAGAGTGCTACAACCAGAAAGCAAATGAGCACTGGGAGATCTCTGGAGAGCTTGAGGTCTGGAACCTAGCAAAAAGTGAGTTGCAGCAGGCCGCAGAGAGGAGCCCAGCCTTCTTGTTAGGAGTCCTAATTGAGAATCTAAACCGAAGAAGGGTAGGGGTCGGGGGAAGAACGATAACACAATACTGTAACATGAATATGCTGTAAGTATCCACTTGAGAGAAGCACAGAAAACAAATATGTCCGTAAATTAAACTAATATTCGTACTAAAGTAATATTCTTGTACTGTGCCAAAAATAATATATGGATTCATTCATGACTACACTAAACATTAGTGTAGTAAGCTAACATCAGGAATACTCTGCCATTTATTAATCACAATTCTTTGTGCAAATGTATTAACTCATGCCAGTGATTATTCAGGTCAGAATGCAATAGAGAGTGGAAAGACCATTGCAATATAAGGATTTTGAAAACAGAaaaacatgcatatatacatgcGATACCTGAAATACTAAATAAGGGGCTCATCCCTGAATTGCATTACCATGCTTTCATCCTGCGGCCTCAAGCTTAGAAATTATGGTGGCATAAGTCATACTCTGCACCAAAATTCCCCTTAATGTGCAGGATGCGGACTATGCTGTCCTACCGATATAGCACTATATAAGGGCAATAACTTGTCATTTTCTCTGGCTGAAATTTGAATGTTACTTGTTACAGGAAAAGCTGCTGCCAATCacttagggcaggggtaggcaaagttgactcttctatgacatgtggacttcagttcccagaattcctgagctaccattattggatcaggaattctgggagatgaagcccacaagtcacagaagagccaactttgcctacccctgacttagGGGATAAATGCTGGGATTGTGTTGTAAAATCTGGCCTTTTCATCCATTCAGGTATTTTGCTACTGATCTCCCAAAAGTTTAATTTATCAACTGAAAAACAAGTAGTGGGCAGCAAAGAGTTCTCTTTTAACTGCAAGGCAGTGGTTGCCTCCATTTGTGCAATATAGATGTAAGTGTGGTAAAAGTGTCCTTGGAGCCAGAGTTcaaggtttggggttttttatgtCTCTGTGAGAGAGGTGTTCAGCTTATGACAAATATTGCCATAATTTTTCCAAAATGACTAATCTCTCAACCAATTGATTAACCATTTGATGATTAGCAAAGTCAAGAGCATTTTGTGTCTCTTGGCTGCAATCTAGTGGTAATTTGGATTTATGCAGCCAAAATGCGGTTGTTGCTAAATATTGTTGAGGAAACAGAGTTTGAGAAATCACCTTATTGATTCTGGTATCAAATTAAGATATACATATTCAAAAGgacaaaagagggggggggagtctgCCTATGTCAAACCCTATCTGTACCAGGTTCCAATCTCTGGAGGACTAAATTTTTAAACAGAACTTTCCAAAAAGAGGAGCCCAGACTTCTCTAGAACAGCAATTGCTGTACTGGGAAAAAGAATTCAATTACATTTTTCACTTATATGTGTTAAGCAGGGTATAGGCTAGTGAATTTCAGGTTTTCCAACACTCTAAGAATCCTGGGGGGATTAACCTGGCAATGGTATCAGAAGCCAGTCTTCTGCTCTTCCTTACAGGCAAAACCAAAGATGGGATGAAAGGGGGCAGACCCTTCACCTGTTGGGAAAAGATAGCTACCCCTGTCCATGTCACCTAACATCTTAGATCAGCTTCAGCCTCCCTAAGTAACAGGCAGAGTGTCCATCAGTATGAGATGGAAATTCCATTATGAGTTTCGGCAAACTGTA
This genomic window from Erythrolamprus reginae isolate rEryReg1 chromosome 1, rEryReg1.hap1, whole genome shotgun sequence contains:
- the LRRC56 gene encoding leucine-rich repeat-containing protein 56; translated protein: MVDGMTRHSEMKLNWKLDRTSRPGSATVRVTDLGWQGLLNPNPSIKEDEELLVDEYLSPHKLKALTGLDDLRQLKALEMRVNTRDNSLGNFGSYLPNLKQLKLNGSILTSVRDLGTALPRLQVLWMARCGLPDLDGICSCFSLKELYIAYNNISDLSQISLLENLEILDLEGNNIEDLSQIQYLRLCTKLTNLTIEGNLICLKPSPQSSEDPDYNYRIEVKKLIPHLKCLDEIPANQTAIPFPGKMNKDWLIVKESIKEGNLIEEASGSDSQLGLLTRRLGSSLRPAATHFLLGSRPQALQRSPSAHLLSGCSTLLESTIFDEILPDDDSSDLTHGVSRVICGNPIKALHARRQKLGSAVTNLFQPPCHLAEYNYDFEEIGSVNERDIFAELKVLQEHHYQHLQAFQRVKSPQLLKITHSDEEREEEEKGCSLSDSCNEDFKEAFQGDITQITSSEASCCSHLSKVSSDASHSLASTLPSIVKRPLQPSPPKCPSPASMGVTAGLVRARHLKIPNSKKSVLKLQPPLVVDRDEVQHMAERTAVLNLHRKPDPPSNAAVFTQRQTVCGSKQIRRPMSGPAAFGPTNRATMDRSLPKTISHHIPVSHSYTSMPERFAVWNMVHPLSTKTSLQSLSKRPDISMITQSKTPQL